Genomic DNA from Thermosipho ferrireducens:
CAAGTTTGTAACCAAGAGTGGGGTTAGAGATGGCTGAAATGCCTTCAACCATGGTGCTCAACTCCTGGTTAAATGTTTTAACGCTTTTTTAATAATTTCATCTAAGGAGTCGTTCGTTTCTGCTACACTATTTACAGCCTTCCGAGATTGATTAGGAGAAAAACCAAGTGTAGTAAGTGCTTCAATTGCCTCCTGCATTTTTTTGTCTTTTTCACTAAAAGAAACGTTAAATTCAGCTAAATTATCTTTGAGCTCCATTATAATACGTTCTGCAGTCTTCTTTCCGATTCCTGGAAGTTGTGATAATCCCTTTGCGTCTTCATTTATTATTTTTGCAACTATTTCTTCTACGTTATTTGTTGATAAGATTTTCAAAGCAGTTTTTGGACCTAATTTTGAAACGCTTATGAGTTTTTCAAAAAGTCTTAATTTTTTTTCCTCCCCAAATCCATAAAGTGTTATATTATCTTCTGATATTATAAGTTTTGTATAAAACTTGATTTCACTTCCTGTTAAACCAGATAGTTCTACTGTGTTTCCAACAACTATTTCGAGAATAAAATTTCCTACATCAACATAAGCCTTACCGTCTAAAACGGAGTACAGCAACCCTTTTACTGCATAAATCATATATTCACCCCGAATAATTCAACGGCATTTTGAATGAGGATTTCAGAAACATCTCTACCTATTATATCATTTATCTGGTTGAAAATGTATTTTACATAGACTGGTTCATTTCGTTTCCCACGAACAGGCTGTGGGGGTAAATATGGGCAATCTGTTTCTGGAAGTATATTGTTTTCTCCTATTTTTTGGACTGTTTCTCGAAGAGAGTGGTTTCTCCTGTAAGTTACAGGTCCACTTATTCCTATCAAAAGTCCGAGTTTAAGGAACTTTATAGCCCAGCTGGTATTTCCACTAAAAGAATGTACAACGCCCCCCTTTTCCGGGATGCCAATAGTTTCCAGGATATTATAGGCATCCTCAAAAGCTTCCCTGATATGCACTATTATTGGAAGGTTCAACTCTTTTGCAAGTAAGAGTTGCTCTGCAAATACTTTTTGCTGGATTTCTTTTGGGGAAAAGTTACGGTAATAATCTAATCCTATTTCTCCTATGGCAACAACTTTTGGCATAACAGCAAGCTTTTTTAAGCGATTTAGATATTCATTATCTGTATCTTTACTGTCATGTGGGTGGACTCCAACAGAGGCAAATATTTTTTTATATTTATTCGCAAGTTCCACACAGATCCGGCTATCATCAAGATCAGTTCCAACGTTTATGATAAATTCCATATTATCATTTTCAAATTTTTGAATAATGGTCTCACGATCATTGTCAAAATGCGGCATATGAATATGTGCATGAGTGTCTACGAGTCTCATCTGCTCACTCCCTGAATATTTTTCATTTCAAAAAATTTTTGCATATCGTAAGTTGAAAAAGAAACAGGGAATTTTACTGGTTTTCTTTCAATAGCAGATTTGTAGATGGCCAGCACTATTTCAACAGCTTTTTTCCCGTCTTCACCGGATATATATGGTTTTCTATCTTTTTCTATTGCTTCGTAAAAATCTTTGTATAAAGGAACG
This window encodes:
- the ruvA gene encoding Holliday junction branch migration protein RuvA; the protein is MIYAVKGLLYSVLDGKAYVDVGNFILEIVVGNTVELSGLTGSEIKFYTKLIISEDNITLYGFGEEKKLRLFEKLISVSKLGPKTALKILSTNNVEEIVAKIINEDAKGLSQLPGIGKKTAERIIMELKDNLAEFNVSFSEKDKKMQEAIEALTTLGFSPNQSRKAVNSVAETNDSLDEIIKKALKHLTRS
- a CDS encoding TatD family hydrolase; the protein is MRLVDTHAHIHMPHFDNDRETIIQKFENDNMEFIINVGTDLDDSRICVELANKYKKIFASVGVHPHDSKDTDNEYLNRLKKLAVMPKVVAIGEIGLDYYRNFSPKEIQQKVFAEQLLLAKELNLPIIVHIREAFEDAYNILETIGIPEKGGVVHSFSGNTSWAIKFLKLGLLIGISGPVTYRRNHSLRETVQKIGENNILPETDCPYLPPQPVRGKRNEPVYVKYIFNQINDIIGRDVSEILIQNAVELFGVNI